From a region of the Micropterus dolomieu isolate WLL.071019.BEF.003 ecotype Adirondacks linkage group LG21, ASM2129224v1, whole genome shotgun sequence genome:
- the rusc2 gene encoding AP-4 complex accessory subunit RUSC2, with translation MDSPPKLSGETLIVHHIPLVHCQVSGGRQAGCGGSLKRSNPFIPPENLGLSRTTSLPERDVLQREALLYSSLIQTSSGSCSSHNGGSERKVGGRGGSTASDDSSFTSSNSEDQLIAAHTLPRAKPRNRNPLRHNPFLLNTEDDEDEEEEEEEDGDNLSGYLEDSSFHLHSDTNSALNDGMASFHLHKLGFASEPFLLHSSVGGSSPESLRGVASDLSNHLEILGLDSQRRHGSSGSNMSMDCGEQDWGDDEEDEDHPMRCGRSSKTGSYSSSSSTQHCSCCALSQNYPQHFPEAFLEPFSECQQGYGSDSSCNSSDGVLVNFSAIYNKMNNSIPEKPPVSGHTNLNSSTDHSCTSSVSDPSGNQRDSTTGAFYLDLHTSPTEPPLSQQQPSCLGSTFPLIREPHLSTSSTCSCAVEHHGALDLDANCNSYHPAHSGSTGDLASCLQSEARLVVATQNYYKLVTCDLSSQSSPSPAGSSVNSCSDEHSKGSPTPTQPSEYFLFRQRADEEGMYEEDEDRESPRRDDGDDHGEDEEEEEEEEKKKKNQQAAGGAEAAPAVIEGQVYVNISPPVAGRGVIGGGASSGSRPRSRSYDRNLDKSPSPRLGSLERMLSCPVRLSEGAAPTPPPPPRVTSFAEIARSKRRNGGTGGSPSLKAAADPFSSTYSTHSLSSVDFSPILEQRVEVDSHILSPLPFTRCYSQGSIERHLEGARETRARAEGGLSSSSDSSPAVVRYRKDQRPTTLPIQPFTFHHQFASKPPQPKPLLPLLTGYVSGMQARSSSGSDSGGQVGEDSEDPAENVHRYQGTLAAAGPPPGSVRPSPLGSYSPVRLQGAPSSGSCSTCTPSPQPPHSLSCPLSAGLGPLHTPPTGKQGGGSVPLSSTPPPPSLGVKRGTVPPVLPAVQGHCFHRGALASLPALHSDTLSPLGCLDSGNHMEASKGPGARTHNAHHLSPQALKWREYRRRNPLGVERVSASCPHSGNLEPRRGGGPRPARRNVFDFPSALSGHTLGRLNVGQSAKLQHSYSDFLPDYFSLTEKPPEEFCLSPDASTSSSSCSSTQSHISVDLTQKRGLVKAVNTAVDLIVAHFGTSRDPDVKAKLGNSWVSPNVGHLILKYLCPALHEVLQDGLKAYVLDLIIGQRRCQPWSLVEASTQLGPSTRVLHSLFSKVSQYSELTSHRMRLNAFIFGLLNLKSLEFWFNHLYTHEDIIAAHYNLWGFLPLSQGACQPLFEELLLLLQPLSLLPFDLDLLFEPHLLQKGQEHLRRKEQLCSAGQSVNQSTRSTFQLMRGWSTTVSEMVRDSSAEVKKERAVLRREGTWPRMEGVGSRREGAGGNSRLKKEGATAESMTSGPVSRPAMTEVGFANLWKERGMGGQRVKGVGQESQGEGEYGQEKDRGKEKEKDMADEGRQRQDRQAGWWYQLMQSSQVYIDQSTEGSKFVKTEKRKKSSERRQGQLPPTREGVVEGAESVQEGEGHRSRKSSSSSSAESAGSRGRPSWMGSPPDSVVNQEKEPKPLKVTGTGAQAAAQEESPSQGQSLRWGRLFGSSVGTPSRVEGAEQRAKTQTISSHSGLSSSSDSSPAVVRYRKDQRPTTLPIQPFTFHHQFASKPPQPKPLLPLLTGYVSGMQARSSSGSDSGGQVGEDSEDPAENVHRYQGTLAAAGPPPGSVRPSPLGSYSPVRLQGAPSSGSCSTCTPSPQPPHSLSCPLSAGLGPLHTPPTGKQGGGSVPLSSTPPPPSLGVKRGTVPPVLPAVQGHCFHRGALASLPALHSDTLSPLGCLDSGNHMEASKGPGARTHNAVGQSAKLQHSYSDFLPDYFSLTEKPPEEFCLSPDASTSSSSCSSTQSHISVDLTQKRGLVKAVNTAVDLIVAHFGTSRDPDVKAKLGNSWVSPNVGHLILKYLCPALHEVLQDGLKAYVLDLIIGQRRCQPWSLVEASTQLGPSTRVLHSLFSKVSQYSELTSHRMRLNAFIFGLLNLKSLEFWFNHLYTHEDIIAAHYNLWGFLPLSQGACQPLFEELLLLLQPLSLLPFDLDLLFEPHLLQKGQEHLRRKEQLCSAGQSVNQSTRSTFQLMRGWSTTVSEMVRDSSAEVKKERAVLRREGTWPRMEGVGSRREGAGGNSRLKKEGATAESMTSGPVSRPAMTEVGFANLWKERGMGGQRVKGVGQESQGEGEYGQEKDRGKEKEKDMADEGRQRQDRQAGWWYQLMQSSQVYIDQSTEGSKFVKTEKRKKSSERRQGQLPPTREGVVEGAESVQEGEGHRSRKSSSSSSAESAGSRGRPSWMGSPPDSVVNQEKEPKPLKVTGTGAQAAAQEESPSQGQSLRWGRLFGSSVGTPSRVEGAEQRAKTQTIRPPSGWLSLDRSVLDLVAQTIGAGSGKKAEPPITPTHTQTTPPLRSTQPTEAKTQSPCEVRALCHHIATEPGQLSFNKGDILRVLSKADPDWLFCSLGSTQGLVPIIYVTLKSMEDSQEATGLGRR, from the exons ATGGACAGTCCTCCTAAGTTGTCAGGCGAGACCCTGATCGTGCATCATATTCCCCTGGTGCACTGTCAGGTGTCAGGAGGACGGCAGGCGGGCTGCGGTGGCTCGCTGAAGAGAAGCAACCCATTTATCCCACCGGAGAACCTGGGCTTGAGTCGCACCACTTCTCTTCCTGAGAGAGACGTTCTTCAGAGAGAGGCACTGCTCTACAGTAGCCTGATCCAGACCTCCAGCGGGTCTTGTTCCTCCCACAATGGAGGAAGCGAGAGGAAGGTTGGTGGGAGAGGAGGCAGCACAGCAAGTGATGATTCATCGTTTACCTCGAGCAATTCAGAGGACCAGCTGATTGCAGCACACACATTACCCAGAGCCAAACCGAGAAACAGGAATCCATTGCGTCATAATCCATTCCTGCTGAATACCGAAGATGAcgaggatgaagaagaggaggaggaggaggatggtgaCAACCTCAGTGGTTACCTTGAAGACTCCTCTTTTCACCTCCACAGTGACACAAACTCTGCCCTCAATGATGGGATGGCTTCTTTTCACTTACACAAACTTGGCTTTGCTTCTGAGCCCTTTCTTTTGCACAGCTCAGTGGGTGGAAGCAGTCCAGAGTCTCTGAGGGGTGTAGCCTCTGATCTCTCCAACCACCTGGAGATTTTAGGACTCGATAGCCAGCGGCGCCACGGAAGCAGCGGTTCCAACATGTCCATGGATTGCGGAGAGCAAGACTGGGGTGACGACGAAGAAGATGAAGATCATCCTATGAGGTGTGGGCGGAGCAGCAAGACCGGTTCGtactcctccagctcctccacgCAGCACTGCTCGTGCTGTGCACTCTCCCAGAACTACCCTCAGCACTTCCCTGAAGCCTTCCTGGAGCCTTTCTCAGAGTGCCAGCAAGGCTACGGCAGCGACTCCTCTTGCAACAGCTCAGATGGTGTGCTCGTAAACTTCAGCGCTATCTACAACAAGATGAACAACAGCATCCCGGAGAAGCCACCGGTGTCTGGGCACACCAACCTCAACAGCTCCACTGACCACTCCTGCACCTCATCTGTTTCTGATCCATCAGGAAACCAGCGAGACTCAACCACAGGGGCTTTCTATTTGGACCTTCACACCTCTCCCACTGAACCTCCCCTATCACAGCAACAACCCTCCTGCCTTGGCAGCACCTTTCCTCTCATCCGTGAACCTCACCtgtccacctcctccacctgctCCTGTGCAGTGGAGCACCATGGGGCTCTTGACCTCGACGCCAACTGCAACTCCTATCACCCTGCGCATTCTGGTTCAACCGGAGACCTTGCGTCCTGTCTGCAGAGTGAGGCGCGCCTGGTTGTCGCCACACAGAACTACTACAAACTGGTCACCTGTGACCTTTCGTCCCAGTCGTCCCCGAGTCCCGCAGGCTCCTCGGTCAACAGCTGCTCCGATGAGCACAGCAAGGGCAGCCCCACCCCAACACAGCCTAGCGAGTACTTCCTGTTCAGGCAGCGAGCTGATGAGGAGGGAATGTACGAAGAAGATGAAGATAGAGAGTCACCTAGG agagatgatggtgatgatcatggagaggacgaggaggaggaggaggaggaggagaagaagaagaagaaccagCAGGCAGCTGGTGGAGCTGAAGCTGCTCCTGCCGTGATTGAAGGCCAGGTGTACGTCAACATCTCCCCTCCTGTGGCTGGCCGGGGAGTTATCGGAGGTGGAGCCTCTTCAGGAAGCCGTCCTCGTTCTCGCAGCTACGACCGCAACCTGGACAAGTCTCCATCTCCTCGGCTCGGCTCTCTGGAGCGTATGTTGAGCTGCCCCGTCCGGCTCAGCGAGGGCGCCGCGCcaaccccacctcctcctccaagAGTCACGTCCTTCGCAGAGATCGCGAGAAGCAAGCGGAGAAACGGCGGTACAGGGGGGTCACCATCGCTGAAGGCGGCTGCAGACCCTTTCTCCTCCACTTACTCCACCCACTCACTCTCCTCGGTGGATTTCTCTCCGATCCTGGAGCAGCGTGTGGAGGTTGACAGTCACATCCTGTCACCTCTTCCCTTTACCAGATGTTACAGTCAGGGCAGCATTGAGCGACACCTGGAGGGGGCGAGGGAGACCAGGGCCAGGGCCGAAG GTGGTCTCTCGAGTTCCTCAGACAGCAGCCCGGCGGTGGTCCGCTACAGAAAGGACCAGCGGCCCACCACCCTCCCCATTCAGCCCTTCACCTTCCACCACCAGTTCGCCTCCAAACCCCCGCAGCCCAAGCCTCTACTGCCCCTGCTCACAGGCTACGTCTCGGGGATGCAGGCCCGCTCCAGCTCTGGTTCTGACTCTGGAGGTCAGGTGGGGGAGGACAGTGAAGAtccagctgaaaatgtgcacaggTACCAGGGGACTCTGGCTGCAGCAGGCCCTCCTCCCGGCTCAGTTCGTCCTTCACCTCTTGGGAGCTACTCTCCAGTTCGGCTGCAGGGGGCGCCCAGCTCTGGGAGCTGCTCCACCTGCACCCCAAGCCCTCAGCCACCACACAGCCTCTCCTGCCCGCTTTCAGCAGGCCTCGGCCCCCTGCACACCCCACCCACAGGGAAGCAGGGAGGGGGTTCAGTGCCCTTATCGTCTACCCCTCCACCTCCATCCCTGGGGGTGAAGAGAGGGACAGTGCCGCCAGTGCTGCCGGCGGTGCAGGGACACTGTTTCCATCGTGGAGCTCTGGCCAGTTTACCAGCActccacagtgacacactgagCCCGCTGGGCTGTCTGGACTCTGGAAATCACATGGAGGCAAGCAAAGGACCCGGAGCCAGGACACATAATG CACACCACCTCTCTCCCCAGGCTCTCAAATGGAGGGAGTACCGTCGTCGAAACCCTCTGGGAGTGGAGAGGGTCTCGGCATCATGCCCCCACTCTGGTAACCTGGAACCCCGAAGGGGCGGGGGACCACGACCTGCAAGACGGAACGTGTTCGATTTCCCTTCAGCCCTCTCTGGCCACACGCTGGGACGGTTAAATG TGGGCCAGTCAGCTAAGCTGCAGCACAGCTACAGCGACTTCCTGCCAGACTACTTCTCCCTGACAGAGAAGCCTCCCGAGGAGTTCTGCCTCTCCCCCGACGCTTCAACTTCCTCATCCTCATGCTCTTCCACACAGTCCCACATCTCTGTGGACCTGACACAGAAGAGag GTTTGGTGAAAGCCGTGAACACAGCAGTGGATCTGATTGTCGCACACTTCGGCACCAGTCGAGACCCAGATGTAAAG GCTAAGCTGGGGAACAGCTGGGTGAGTCCCAATGTGGGTCACCTCATTCTGAAGTACCTGTGTCCGGCCCTGCATGAGGTTCTGCAGGACGGTCTGAAGGCCTACGTACTGGACCTGATCATCGGACAGCGGCGTTGTCAGCCCTGGAGCCTGGTGGAGGCCTCCACGCAGCTGG GCCCGTCCACACGTGTCCTCCACAGCCTGTTCTCAAAGGTGAGCCAGTACTCCGAGCTCACAAGCCACAGAATGAGACTCAACGCCTTCATCTTCGGCCTGCTCAA CCTAAAATCTTTGGAATTCTGGTTCAATCACCTCTACACACATGAAG ATATTATAGCAGCACACTACAACCTGTGGGGTTTCCTTCCCCTGTCGCAGGGGGCATGTCAGCCACTCTTTGAggagctcctcctcctgctgcagccGCTGTCGCTCCTCCCCTTCGACCTGGACCTGCTTTTTGAACCGCATCTCCTCCAAAAGGGCCAGGAGCATCTCCGTCGCAAGGAGCAGCTGTGCTCTGCAGGCCAGAGTGTAAACCAGTCAACTCGATCCACCTTCCAGCTCATGAGAGGATGGAGCACCACTGTGAGCGAAATGGTCAGAGACTCAAGTGCAGAGGTGAAGAAAGAGAGGGCGGTGCTGAGACGAGAGGGAACATGGCCGAGGATGGAAGGGGTCGGGTcgaggagagagggagcagggGGGAATTCAAGGTTAAAGAAAGAGGGGGCGACAGCTGAGAGCATGACATCCGGGCCTGTAAGTAGACCAGCAATGACGGAAGTAGGGTTTGCCAATCTCTGGAAGGAGAGGGGAATGGGTGGTCAAAGAGTGAAAGGTGTAGGACAAGAGAGCCAAGGAGAAGGTGAATATGGACAAGAGAAGGACAGggggaaggaaaaagaaaaagatatggCAGACGAGGGGCGTCAGCGGCAAGATAGACAGGCGGGTTGGTGGTACCAGCTCATGCAGTCCTCCCAGGTATACATTGACCAATCCACAGAGGGGTCAAAGTTTGTCAAGActgagaagaggaagaagtcaTCAGAGAGACGACAGGGCCAGCTACCGCCTACCAGGGAGGGAGTGGTGGAGGGGGCAGAGTCAGTCCAAGAAGGGGAGGGGCATCGAAGCAGGAAAAGCAGCAGTAGCTCTAGTGCAGAGTCAGCTGGATCCAGGGGAAGGCCTTCATGGATGGGCAGCCCGCCAGATTCTGTTGTCAACCAGGAGAAGGAGCCCAAACCACTGAAGGTTACAGGGACTGGAGCCCAAGCTGCAGCCCAAGAGGAAAGCCCCTCTCAGGGACAGAGTCTGCGCTGGGGCAGGCTCTTTGGATCTAGTGTTGGTACTCCTTCGAGGGTGGAGGGAGCTGAGCAGAGGGCAAAAACTCAAACGATCAG CTCtcaca GTGGTCTCTCGAGTTCCTCAGACAGCAGCCCGGCGGTGGTCCGCTACAGAAAGGACCAGCGGCCCACCACCCTCCCCATTCAGCCCTTCACCTTCCACCACCAGTTCGCCTCCAAACCCCCGCAGCCCAAGCCTCTACTGCCCCTGCTCACAGGCTACGTCTCGGGGATGCAGGCCCGCTCCAGCTCTGGTTCTGACTCTGGAGGTCAGGTGGGGGAGGACAGTGAAGAtccagctgaaaatgtgcacaggTACCAGGGGACTCTGGCTGCAGCAGGCCCTCCTCCCGGCTCAGTTCGTCCTTCACCTCTTGGGAGCTACTCTCCAGTTCGGCTGCAGGGGGCGCCCAGCTCTGGGAGCTGCTCCACCTGCACCCCAAGCCCTCAGCCACCACACAGCCTCTCCTGCCCGCTTTCAGCAGGCCTCGGCCCCCTGCACACCCCACCCACAGGGAAGCAGGGAGGGGGTTCAGTGCCCTTATCGTCTACCCCTCCACCTCCATCCCTGGGGGTGAAGAGAGGGACAGTGCCGCCAGTGCTGCCGGCGGTGCAGGGACACTGTTTCCATCGTGGAGCTCTGGCCAGTTTACCAGCActccacagtgacacactgagCCCGCTGGGCTGTCTGGACTCTGGAAATCACATGGAGGCAAGCAAAGGACCCGGAGCCAGGACACATAATG cagTGGGCCAGTCAGCTAAGCTGCAGCACAGCTACAGCGACTTCCTGCCAGACTACTTCTCCCTGACAGAGAAGCCTCCCGAGGAGTTCTGCCTCTCCCCCGACGCTTCAACTTCCTCATCCTCATGCTCTTCCACACAGTCCCACATCTCTGTGGACCTGACACAGAAGAGag GTTTGGTGAAAGCCGTGAACACAGCAGTGGATCTGATTGTCGCACACTTCGGCACCAGTCGAGACCCAGATGTAAAG GCTAAGCTGGGGAACAGCTGGGTGAGTCCCAATGTGGGTCACCTCATTCTGAAGTACCTGTGTCCGGCCCTGCATGAGGTTCTGCAGGACGGTCTGAAGGCCTACGTACTGGACCTGATCATCGGACAGCGGCGTTGTCAGCCCTGGAGCCTGGTGGAGGCCTCCACGCAGCTGG GCCCGTCCACACGTGTCCTCCACAGCCTGTTCTCAAAGGTGAGCCAGTACTCCGAGCTCACAAGCCACAGAATGAGACTCAACGCCTTCATCTTCGGCCTGCTCAA CCTAAAATCTTTGGAATTCTGGTTCAATCACCTCTACACACATGAAG ATATTATAGCAGCACACTACAACCTGTGGGGTTTCCTTCCCCTGTCGCAGGGGGCATGTCAGCCACTCTTTGAggagctcctcctcctgctgcagccGCTGTCGCTCCTCCCCTTCGACCTGGACCTGCTTTTTGAACCGCATCTCCTCCAAAAGGGCCAGGAGCATCTCCGTCGCAAGGAGCAGCTGTGCTCTGCAGGCCAGAGTGTAAACCAGTCAACTCGATCCACCTTCCAGCTCATGAGAGGATGGAGCACCACTGTGAGCGAAATGGTCAGAGACTCAAGTGCAGAGGTGAAGAAAGAGAGGGCGGTGCTGAGACGAGAGGGAACATGGCCGAGGATGGAAGGGGTCGGGTcgaggagagagggagcagggGGGAATTCAAGGTTAAAGAAAGAGGGGGCGACAGCTGAGAGCATGACATCCGGGCCTGTAAGTAGACCAGCAATGACGGAAGTAGGGTTTGCCAATCTCTGGAAGGAGAGGGGAATGGGTGGTCAAAGAGTGAAAGGTGTAGGACAAGAGAGCCAAGGAGAAGGTGAATATGGACAAGAGAAGGACAGggggaaggaaaaagaaaaagatatggCAGACGAGGGGCGTCAGCGGCAAGATAGACAGGCGGGTTGGTGGTACCAGCTCATGCAGTCCTCCCAGGTATACATTGACCAATCCACAGAGGGGTCAAAGTTTGTCAAGActgagaagaggaagaagtcaTCAGAGAGACGACAGGGCCAGCTACCGCCTACCAGGGAGGGAGTGGTGGAGGGGGCAGAGTCAGTCCAAGAAGGGGAGGGGCATCGAAGCAGGAAAAGCAGCAGTAGCTCTAGTGCAGAGTCAGCTGGATCCAGGGGAAGGCCTTCATGGATGGGCAGCCCGCCAGATTCTGTTGTCAACCAGGAGAAGGAGCCCAAACCACTGAAGGTTACAGGGACTGGAGCCCAAGCTGCAGCCCAAGAGGAAAGCCCCTCTCAGGGACAGAGTCTGCGCTGGGGCAGGCTCTTTGGATCTAGTGTTGGTACTCCTTCGAGGGTGGAGGGAGCTGAGCAGAGGGCAAAAACTCAAACGATCAG GCCACCATCAGGTTGGCTTTCTCTGGATAGGTCTGTTCTTGACCTTGTAGCTCAGACTATTGGAGCAGGGAGTGGGAAGAAGGCAGAGCCTCCAATCACACCCACTCACACCCAAACAACACCTCCACTAAGGTCAACCCAACCAACTGAAGCCAAAACACAGTCTCCGTG TGAAGTACGAGCACTGTGCCATCACATAGCCACCGAGCCCGGCCAGCTGAGCTTCAACAAGGGCGATATCCTGCGGGTCCTGAGCAAGGCGGATCCAGACTGGCTGTTCTGCTCACTGGGCTCCACGCAGGGCTTGGTTCCCATCATCTATGTTACCCTCAAAAGCATGGAGGACAGCCAGGAGGCCACTGGACTCGGGCGGCGCTGA